The following proteins are co-located in the Pseudomonadota bacterium genome:
- the clpS gene encoding ATP-dependent Clp protease adapter ClpS produces the protein MGRSKVGHSSDTEVAERTRTKAPRHYKVLLLNDDFTTMEFVAHIVETVFMKSPAEAIQIMLQVHKGGRGVAGIFSKQIAEAKIERVHNEARQEGFPLKCIMEEE, from the coding sequence ATGGGAAGATCTAAAGTTGGTCATTCATCCGATACAGAGGTAGCGGAGAGGACCCGTACAAAGGCGCCGAGACACTATAAGGTACTTCTGCTCAATGATGACTTTACCACGATGGAGTTTGTTGCGCATATCGTCGAGACCGTTTTTATGAAAAGCCCCGCTGAAGCTATCCAGATTATGTTACAGGTTCATAAGGGTGGCAGGGGTGTTGCCGGCATATTTTCAAAACAGATCGCTGAAGCTAAGATTGAACGCGTTCACAATGAAGCACGGCAAGAGGGATTTCCC
- the aat gene encoding leucyl/phenylalanyl-tRNA--protein transferase, producing the protein MAVPLFPPVEQADPDGLLALGGDLSVSSLLHAYLNGIFPWPIAEELLAWFAPPERAVLFLDEFHLSRRFQRTRKSVPFNVRIDTNFRSVVERCAELKNRGTQDGTWITEQIIEAYCELFNAGYCHSFETYLNGELVGGVYGVQIGQFFAAESAFYRSSGASMVAMCELVNYLKQNGATWCDCQILTPFSEGLGARLVPREQFMQLLRSSLASYGLQGN; encoded by the coding sequence ATGGCAGTACCCTTATTTCCCCCAGTAGAGCAAGCAGACCCCGATGGCCTTTTGGCTTTGGGGGGAGATCTTAGTGTCTCTTCGCTACTGCATGCCTACCTTAACGGCATCTTCCCCTGGCCCATTGCAGAGGAACTGTTAGCCTGGTTCGCTCCACCGGAACGTGCTGTGCTCTTCTTGGATGAATTTCACCTCTCGCGCCGTTTTCAACGCACTCGTAAAAGTGTGCCGTTTAACGTCCGTATCGATACTAACTTTCGGAGCGTTGTCGAGCGTTGTGCTGAGTTGAAAAATCGGGGTACTCAGGACGGCACATGGATTACCGAACAGATAATCGAAGCGTACTGTGAGCTCTTTAACGCCGGATACTGTCACAGCTTTGAAACTTACCTGAATGGCGAGCTAGTTGGGGGTGTGTACGGCGTTCAGATCGGTCAATTCTTTGCGGCGGAGTCGGCCTTCTATCGCAGCTCGGGAGCCTCAATGGTCGCCATGTGCGAGTTAGTTAACTACTTAAAACAGAACGGTGCAACCTGGTGCGACTGTCAGATCCTTACCCCTTTCTCTGAAGGTCTGGGGGCACGCCTAGTTCCACGGGAGCAGTTTATGCAGCTCCTACGCAGCTCCCTTGCCAGCTATGGTCTGCAAGGCAATTAA